tattatccaATCAAAGATATCAATCACATTCTACCATACTACTAGCAAGAAAAGCCAATGCaattcaataattaaaacacaCTTAAGGAAACATAAACAAGACACACCTGCACTTCAACAACAGGTGAATTTTGCAGAGCCTCCACTATGTGCTGGATGCTATCTGTAAGTTCTGCAacctgaagaaggagaaaagaaaaacaacaccTAGATAAAATTCACAGAGAATAATAAAAGAACTCTAGAAACGGCACAAAAGCAACAAAATGTTATACTAACTAGgataaagagaaggaaaaagaaatgcAAAGTAAATTGGTGTAGTGGCTAATGAGAGGAACAGAAGTATTCAAAACTGAATAACACATGCCACCTGATAACATATATCACCCATCTTAAAAACAGATTCAATTTGCTATATTGTACATGCATTCGGCATCTTTATATAAATAGTCACAAAAAGAATCATAAATTCTATTGGATTGTGAGTCTTACTCATTGATCAATAAGGTATACTGTTTATATAACATATACAAACGGAGAGAAGTGAATGAGGCCAGCTTGAAAGATAACACATCTAGAAAACATTTTACCTTTTTGAAACCAGCAATCACACGTAGCGGAACAAAACCGTCTTCATCCATGAACCCGCGAAGGTATAAGTCAGTAACCAAATTCTCTTcactgaaacaaaagaaacatttgcATCTATATTAGTATTTCCCTTAAGAAAACAGATCAGCAGGATTTCATCATTGACAAGAATAAGGGAAATTCGATACAAAGAGACTAcctaaaataatattgtatttgGTTCTGTAGTTTTATGTGTAATGGAGGATCTTGAACATGGTAGAAGACCGGACCAGGTGCAAGAGGTGTCATAAAAGGCATACGGGGATAATACGACGATGCCATTTCTGAAATGAAGAAGACACATTAGCAaatcaaaactgaaaactaaagaCGTGATCTTAAATGTGTCTCACCAGGAGAGAAGGGCACAGGGCTGGCAAAAGGCTGAATAGGCTGAGCTGCCATAAAGTGAGGAGGAATTGGCTGAACAGGTGGTGGTGCATGTCTTACAAATGCTGGCCTTTGTGATTGTGCATTTCCTTCTCTCCCATTAAAGCTTCTGTGATAAGCCCAATTCTGATTCCCGTGCTCCTGATTACGCCTGCCACCATGACTTTGGTGATGATTACCATTTTGGTTCCTGAAGGAGTCTCGTTGTGGTAGGTTGTCAGCACNNNNNNNNNNNNNNNNNNNNNNNNNNNNNNNNNNNNNNNNNNNNNNNNNNNNNNNNNNNNNNNNNNNNNNNNNNNNNNNNNNNNNNNNNNNNNNNNNNNNNNNNNNNNNNNNNNNNNNNNNNNNNNNNNNNNNNNNNNNNNNNNNNNNNNNNNNNNNNNNNNNNNNNNNNNNNNNNNNNNNNNNNNNNNNNNNNNNNNNNNNNNNNNNNNNNNNNNNNNNNNNNNNNNNNNNNNNNNNNNNNNNNNNNNNNNNNNNNNNNNNNNNNNNNNNNNNNNNNNNNNNNNNNNNNNNNNNNNNNNNNNNNNNNNNNNNNNNNNNNNNNNNNNNNNNNNNNNNNNNNNNNNNNNNNNNNNNNNNNNNNNNNNNNNNNNNNNNNNNNNNNNNNNNNNNNNNNNNNNNNNNNNNNNNNNNNNNNNNNNNNNNNNNNNNNNNNNNNNNNNNNNNNNNNNNNNNNNNNNNNNNNNNNNNNNNNNNNNNNNNNNNNNNNNNNNNNNNNNNNNNNNNNNNNNNNNNNNNNNNNNNNNNNNNNNNNNNNNNNNNNNNNNNNNNNNNNNNNNNNNNNNNNNNNNNNNNNNNNNNNNNNNNNNNNNNNNNNNNNNNNNNNNNNNNNNNNNNNNNNNNNNNNNNNNNNNNNNNNNNNNNNNNNNNNNNNNNNNNNNNNNNNNNNNNNNNNNNNNNNNNNNNNNNNNNNNNNNNNNNNNNNNNNNNNNNNNNNNNNNNNNNNNNNNNNNNNNNNNNNNNTTTGCATCTATATTAGTATTTCCCTTAAGAAAACAGATCAGCAGGATTTCATCATTGACAAGAATAAGGGAAATTCGATACAAAGAGACTAcctaaaataatattgtatttgGTTCTGTAGTTTTATGTGTAATGGAGGATCTTGAACATGGTAGAAGACCGGACCAGGTGCAAGAGGTGTCATAAAAGGCATACGGGGATAATACGACGATGCCATTTCTGAAATGAAGAAGACACATTAGCAaatcaaaactgaaaactaaagaCGTGATCTTAAATGTGTCTCACCAGGAGAGAAGGGCACAGGGCTGGCAAAAGGCTGAATAGGCTGAGCTGCCATAAAGTGAGGAGGAATTGGCTGAACAGGTGGTGGTGCATGTCTTACAAATGCTGGCCTTTGTGATTGTGCATTTCCTTCTCTCCCATTAAAGCTTCTGTGATAAGCCCAATTCTGATTCCCGTGCTCCTGATTACGCCTGCCACCATGACTTTGGTGATGATTACCATTTTGGTTCCTGAAGGAGTCTCGTTGTGGTAGGTTGTCAGCACTACCATGGGTTTGTGATGCAAAGCCATTTCTCTGGTTTTGGCCTCTAGGAGAAGGGTTGTGAGAAGGCAATTCGGCAAATGAACCATGTGCTGATGGTTGGGAAACAGTACCATTAGCGGAACCAGAAGCGCCATTCCGTTTAAATGATCTCTGGCGCGAATGATTTGGAGTTGGACCAGGGTTTGCACGGGCAGCAGGAACAGAAGCATTTGCAATTccctaaaacaaagaaaaagaagcatcTTTATTACTGAatcaagacaaagaagaagagtactGAAAGTAGGATAACAAATGCACACATGAAAATAAGCATCAACGCCACAGAGCTCAGTAGCTCAATATGCATCACAATCCAACAGGAAGGTATAAAGACTTATCTGCCTTTTATTTGTAGTTAGGAAACAAACATGCAGATATCGAAGTTTTATGTTCATACATTGCAGTAAACACAATCCAAACATTAGCAAGCCGCATGACCTAAAGATTTCTTTCAACAAATGGCAGCGAGAAACAATCAAAGCTACAAAGGCTTCTTAACAACCACACAACCAACAGTTACAGTCAATCGAAAACAGATAGATCATAATATGCAAAAGCTCAAAGCTTTTCAGCAACCAGACAGAAGAACCacatatatataaccaatataAGGTGATGAAAATGGAATCAAACCTGAGAAACGGGGACAGATGATGATGACGGTGAAGAAGATGGAACATCGCCGAGACTTTTTAACGAATCAGAAGAAGACTTGTTGGAAGGAGCTTTGGTAGTAGCCTCAGAAAGAGCAGGCCACGAAGAAGCTCCCATGACAGGTCCGACCTCAGAAGAAGACCCATTAGACGGCCTTTTCCAAACTGGCTTCTTTCCCGCATTACCCTGCCCAACAACAGCAGATTCCTCCGATTTATCATCGACCGTCAAAACAGAATCAGGCGGAGCAGAAACGGAAACGGAAGCAACCGGCTCGATCGGAGCCTTGGATTGATGAGAGGAAGGAGCAGCTACGACGGCGGCGGCGGTAGCGATCGGGTCTGATTCGCCACGGACGACATGACTCCACGGAGAAGAAACTTGCCGAGAAGGACGGCGAGGCGATTGTGAAACAGCAGCAGCGTTAGGGTTGCCGTGATTCTCGGTCATACGACGAGGAGAcatagaagaagaggaagcagagTTATTGGAAGTGGCGGAAGCCATGAGAAGAGAGGaggacaaaaattaaaaattagggtttgttagagAGAGTCGATTAGCTTCTTTTCTGATCTCGACAGTATCTTCTAAATTAAACGATTAATCCccaaaagttaaaattaaaagttaGAGAATTGGGAAAAGATCTGAAGAAACCTCTCTGCGATTTGAGAAAAAaactagggttagggtttgNNNNNNNNNNNNNNNNNNNNNNNNNNNNNNNNNNNNNNNNNNNNNNNNNNNNNNNNNNNNNNNNNNNNNNNNNNNNNNNNNNNNNNNNNNNNNNNNNNNNNNNNNNNNNNNNNNNNNNNNNNNNNNNNNNNNNNNNNNNNNNNNNNNNNNNNNNNNNNNNNNNNNNNNNNNNNNNNNNNNNNNNNNNNNNNNNNNNNNNNNNNNNNNNNNNNNNNNNNNNNNNNNNNNNNNNNNNNNNNNNNNNNNNNNNNNNNNNNNNNNNNNNNNNNNNNNNNNNNNNNNNNNNNNNNNNNNNNNNNNNNNNNNNNNNNNNNNNNNNNNNNNNNNNNNNNNNNNNNNNNNNNNNNNNNNNNNNNNNNNNNNNNNNNNNNNNNNNNNNNNNNNNNNNNNNNNNNNNNNNNNNNNNNNNNNNNNNNNNNNNNNNNNNNNNNNNNNNNNNNNNNNNNNNNNNNNNNNNNNNNNNNNNNNNNNNNNNNNNNNNNNNNNNNNNNNNNNNNNNNNNNNNNNNNNNNNNNNNNNNNNNNNNNNNNNNNNNNNNNNNNNNNNNNNNNNNNNNNNNNNNNNNNNNNNNNNNNNNNNNNNNNNNNNNNNNNNNNNNNNNNNNNNNNNNNNNNNNNNNNNNNNNNNNNNNNNNNNNNNNNNNNNNNNNNNNNNNNNNNNNNNNNNNNNNNNNNNNNNNNNNNNNNNNNNNNNNNNNNNNNNNNNNNNNNNNNNNNNNNNNNNNNNNNNNNNNNNNNNNNNNNNNNNNNNNNNNNNNNNNNNNNNNNNNNNNNNNNNNNNNNNNNNNNNNNNNNNNNNNNNNNNNNNNNNNNNNNNNNNNNNNNNNNNNNNNNNNNNNNNNNNNNNNNNNNNNNNNNNNNNNNNNNNNNNNNNNNNNNNNNNNNNNNNNNNNNNNNNNNNNNNNNNNNNNNNNNNNNNNNNNNNNNNNNNNNNNNNNNNNNNNNNNNNNNNNNNNNNNNNNNNNNNNNNNNNNNNNNNNNNNNNNNNNNNNNNNNNNNNNNNNNNNNNNNNNNNNNNNNNNNNNNNNNNNNNNNNNNNNNNNNNNNNNNNNNNNNNNNNNNNNNNNNNNNNNNNNNNNNNNNNNNNNNNNNNNNNNNNNNNNNNNNNNNNNNNNNNNNNNNNNNNNNNNNNNNNNNNNNNNNNNNNNNNNNNNNNNNNNNNNNNNNNNNNNNNNNNNNNNNNNNNNNNNNNNNNNNNNNNNNNNNNNNNNNNNNNNNNNNNNNNNNNNNNNNNNNNNNNNNNNNNNNNNNNNNNNNNNNNNNNNNNNNNNNNNNNNNNNNNNNNNNNNNNNNNNNNNNNNNNNNNNNNNNNNNNNNNNNNNNNNNNNNNNNNNNNNNNNNNNNNNNNNNNNNNNNNNNNNNNNNNNNNNNNNNNNNNNNNNNNNNNNNNNNNNNNNNNNNNNNNNNNNNNNNNNNNNNNNNNNNNNNNNNNNNNNNNNNNNNNNNNNNNNNNNNNNNNNNNNNNNNNNNNNNNNNNNNNNNNNNNNNNNNNNNNNNNNNNNNNNNNNNNNNNNNNNNNNNNNNNNNNNNNNNNNNNNNNNNNNNNNNNNNNNNNNNNNNNNNNNNNNNNNNNNNNNNNNNNNNNNNNNNNNNNNNNNNNNNNNNNNNNNNNNNNNNNNNNNNNNNNNNNNNNNNNNNNNNNNNNNNNNNNNNNNNNNNNNNNNNNNNNNNNNNNNNNNNNNNNNNNNNNNNNNNNNNNNNNNNNNNNNNNNNNNNNNNNNNNNNNNNNNNNNNNNNNNNNNNNNNNNNNNNNNNNNNNNNNNNNNNNNNNNNNNNNNNNNNNNNNNNNNNNNNNNNNNNNNNNNNNNNNNNNNNNNNNNNNNNNNNNNNNNNNNNNNNNNNNNNNNNNNNNNNNNNNNNNNNNNNNNNNNNNNNNNNNNNNNNNNNNNNNNNNNNNNNNNNNNNNNNNNNNNNNNNNNNNNNNNNNNNNNNNNNNNNNNNNNNNNNNNNNNNNNNNNNNNNNNNNNNNNNNNNNNNNNNNNNNNNNNNNNNNNNNNNNNNNNNNNNNNNNNNNNNNNNNNNNNNNNNNNNNNNNNNNNNNNNNNNNNNNNNNNNNNNNNNNNNNNNNNNNNNNNNNNNNNNNNNNNNNNNNNNNNNNNNNNNNNNNNNNNNNNNNNNNNNNNNNNNNNNNNNNNNNNNNNNNNNNNNNNNNNNNNNNNNNNNNNNNNNNNNNNNNNNNNNNNNNNNNNNNNNNNNNNNNNNNNNNNNNNNNNNNNNNNNNNNNNNNNNNNNNNNNNNNNNNNNNNNNNNNNNNNNNNNNNNNNNNNNNNNNNNNNNNNNNNNNNNNNNNNNNNNNNNNNNNNNNNNNNNNNNNNNNNNNNNNNNNNNNNNNNNNNNNNNNNNNNNNNNNNNNNNNNNNNNNNNNNNNNNNNNNNNNNNNNNNNNNNNNNNNNNNNNNNNNNNNNNNNNNNNNNNNNNNNNNNNNNNNNNNNNNNNNNNNNNNNNNNNNNNNNNNNNNNNNNNNNNNNNNNNNNNNNNNNNNNNNNNNNNNNNNNNNNNNNNNNNNNNNNNNNNNNNNNNNNNNNNNNNNNNNNNNNNNNNNNNNNNNNNNNNNNNNNNNNNNNNNNNNNNNNNNNNNNNNNNNNNNNNNNNNNNNNNNNNNNNNNNNNNNNNNNNNNNNNNNNNNNNNNNNNNNNNNNNNNNNNNNNNNNNNNNNNNNNNNNNNNNNNNNNNNNNNNNNNNNNNNNNNNNNNNNNNNNNNNNNNNNNNNNNNNNNNNNNNNNNNNNNNNNNNNNNNNNNNNNNNNNNNNNNNNNNNNNNNNNNNNNNNNNNNNNNNNNNNNNNNNNNNNNNNNNNNNNNNNNNNNNNNNNNNNNNNNNNNNNNNNNNNNNNNNNNNNNNNNNNNNNNNNNNNNNNNNNNNNNNNNNNNNNNNNNNNNNNNNNNNNNNNNNNNNNNNNNNNNNNNNNNNNNNNNNNNNNNNNNNNNNNNNNNNNNNNNNNNNNNNNNNNNNNNNNNNNNNNNNNNNNNNNNNNNNNNNNNNNNNNNNNNNNNNNNNNNNNNNNNNNNNNNNNNNNNNNNNNNNNNNNNNNNNNNNNNNNNNNNNNNNNNNNNNNNNNNNNNNNNNNNNNNNNNNNNNNNNNNNNNNNNNNNNNNNNNNNNNNNNNNNNNNNNNNNNNNNNNNNNNNNNNNNNNNNNNNNNNNNNNNNNNNNNNNNNNNNNNNNNNNNNNNNNNNNNNNNNNNNNNNNNNNNNNNNNNNNNNNNNNNNNNNNNNNNNNNNNNNNNNNNNNNNNNNNNNNNNNNNNNNNNNNNNNNNNNNNNNNNNNNNNNNNNNNNNNNNNNNNNNNNNNNNNNNNNNNNNNNNNNNNNNNNNNNNNNNNNNNNNNNNNNNNNNNNNNNNNNNNNNNNNNNNNNNNNNNNNNNNNNNNNNNNNNNNNNNNNNNNNNNNNNNNNNNNNNNNNNNNNNNNNNNNNNNNNNNNNNNNNNNNNNNNNNNNNNNNNNNNNNNNNNNNNNNNNNNNNNNNNNNNNNNNNNNNNNNNNNNNNNNNNNNNNNNNNNNNNNNNNNNNNNNNNNNNNNNNNNNNNNNNNNNNNNNNNNNNNNNNNNNNNNNNNNNNNNNNNNNNNNNNNNNNNNNNNNNNNNNNNNNNNNNNNNNNNNNNNNNNNNNNNNNNNNNNNNNNNNNNNNNNNNNNNNNNNNNNNNNNNNNNNNNNNNNNNNNNNNNNNNNNNNNNNNNNNNNNNNNNNNNNNNNNNNNNNNNNNNNNNNNNNNNNNNNNNNNNNNNNNNNNNNNNNNNNNNNNNNNNNNNNNNNNNNNNNNNNNNNNNNNNNNNNNNNNNNNNNNNNNNNNNNNNNNNNNNNNNNNNNNNNNNNNNNNNNNNNNNNNNNNNNNNNNNNNNNNNNNNNNNNNNNNNNNNNNNNNNNNNNNNNNNNNNNNNNNNNNNNNNNNNNNNNNNNNNNNNNNNNNNNNNNNNNNNNNNNNNNNNNNNNNNNNNNNNNNNNNNNNNNNNNNNNNNNNNNNNNNNNNNNNNNNNNNNNNNNNNNNNNNNNNNNNNNNNNNNNNNNNNNNNNNNNNNNNNNNNNNNNNNNNNNNNNNNNNNNNNNNNNNNNNNNNNNNNNNNNNNNNNNNNNNNNNNNNNNNNNNNNNNNNNNNNNNNNNNNNNNNNNNNNNNNNNNNNNNNNNNNNNNNNNNNNNNNNNNNNNNNNNNNNNNNNNNNNNNNNNNNNNNNNNNNNNNNNNNNNNNNNNNNNNNNNNNNNNNNNNNNNNNNNNNNNNNNNNNNNNNNNNNNNNNNNNNNNNNNNNNNNNNNNNNNNNNNNNNNNNNNNNNNNNNNNNNNNNNNNNNNNNNNNNNNNNNNNNNNNNNNNNNNNNNNNNNNNNNNNNNNNNNNNNNNNNNNNNNNNNNNNNNNNNNNNNNNNNNNNNNNNNNNNNNNNNNNNNNNNNNNNNNNNNNNNNNNNNNNNNNNNNNNNNNNNNNNNNNNNNNNNNNNNNNNNNNNNNNNNNNNNNNNNNNNNNNNNNNNNNNNNNNNNNNNNNNNNNNNNNNNNNNNNNNNNNNNNNNNNNNNNNNNNNNNNNNNNNNNNNNNNNNNNNNNNNNNNNNNNNNNNNNNNNNNNNNNNNNNNNNNNNNNNNNNNNNNNNNNNNNNNNNNNNNNNNNNNNNNNNNNNNNNNNNNNNNNNNNNNNNNNNNNNNNNNNNNNNNNNNNNNNNNNNNNNNNNNNNNNNNNNNNNNNNNNNNNNNNNNNNNNNNNNNNNNNNNNNNNNNNNNNNNNNNNNNNNNNNNNNNNNNNNNNNNNNNNNNNNNNNNNNNNNNNNNNNNNNNNNNNNNNNNNNNNNNNNNNNNNNNNNNNNNNNNNNNNNNNNNNNNNNNNNNNNNNNNNNNNNNNNNNNNNNNNNNNNNNNNNNNNNNNNNNNNNNNNNNNNNNNNNNNNNNNNNNNNNNNNNNNNNNNNNNNNNNNNNNtttttttttttttttttaagtttaattaggataaaattttataattttaaaaaataccttATAAGTGATtcatataaacattaaaaaaggGGAGAATAAAATCAGTAAGTTTTTATTAAGAGAATCtcacatttatttatatgtattagtcaatatcaattaattacttatttaatACATGAAGATTATTTCTTAAAGTTACCAACTTATTATTAGTATTTCTTACTACACTTATTTTATTTGCAATTTAAAGTAGGGATGTAATTGTGTTCTCAAGTCTATATTCTATAAAGAGGTTTTACACTGGAAAAAAGGGAATAGACCCGTGCAAGAAGATATCAGGTCAGGTGTAAAGCAAAATTCTATTACTCCCTCCGGTTTTatttacttgtcattctagagaATTTCATTTATTCTAGAGAATTTTACGTAAATTAAGAAATTATgtaaattaacaaatttaatcttacaaataatttattattttatttattatgttaatttaatagggttatatttgaaattttattgtaaaagttACAttggtaaataaaaattacaagtaatctaaaacaaaaaaaaactttagttgtTACATGGAGCAGTAAATATCGAATTGTTagaataatatgtttttaagaTACTAATTCGTTGCGGAAGACTCGCCATTCATCCAAATCATTTATATTAGTCTAGAATGTATATGTTGTTGTCATCTTGATATAGAATTACGTATAatagttgttgacaaaataaaagagGTCAACAATGGTTACAGAAAATTAAGTATTCTACTTCATAATACCAAcctttttaacaaatataacatatctGTAATATAACGTGGTCATGGACTCATCTTTGTGTAACTATGTTTACATCTTGCGTATACCACCACCGGGATATAAAATAAACTCGATCGTCAAAGTAGTACACATCTTTTATATACCTACCAGAACACGAAATATTTTCAGTGAGAATATAGACAgtaattaatgtgtatataagTAACCGATTCATTCTCTTTTTGCTCCGTACATTCCAAGTATGGACAGAGCAAATTGACAAGAGAATATCGAGTAAACTAGCACATGAGTGAGAGAATAGTCATATAACAATAGGTATAGTGGGGGAATCGGCTAATTCATACCCCTACAGTTTCTTTGTGTTAAATTCATACCTTTACTATATGACTGTGCTAAAACATGCCtccactttttatttatttaattaacatatCTAATGTCAAATTTTTGTGCTAAATCATACTTAGAGATTAACACCGTTACTTTGCCGTGAAATTTCGATGACATGGAATCCACGTCGACGTCGTTCATCAcctttttttatctctcttcGTTTATGCGTGTAATGGTCATGGTTTCCTTTTGTTTGTATTCATATTAagacaagttaaaaaaaaaatcctaaaaatcgagtgtattataaaaaaaaaaagcaataatcATTCCTAAACACTTAAAAACTGAATGCATTACCAG
The sequence above is a segment of the Camelina sativa cultivar DH55 chromosome 10, Cs, whole genome shotgun sequence genome. Coding sequences within it:
- the LOC104716531 gene encoding la-related protein 1C-like isoform X1, which gives rise to MASATSNNSASSSSMSPRRMTENHGNPNAAAVSQSPRRPSRQVSSPWSHVVRGESDPIATAAAVVAAPSSHQSKAPIEPVASVSVSAPPDSVLTVDDKSEESAVVGQGNAGKKPVWKRPSNGSSSEVGPVMGASSWPALSEATTKAPSNKSSSDSLKSLGDVPSSSPSSSSVPVSQGIANASVPAARANPGPTPNHSRQRSFKRNGASGSANGTVSQPSAHGSFAELPSHNPSPRGQNQRNGFASQTHGSADNLPQRDSFRNQNGNHHQSHGGRRNQEHGNQNWAYHRSFNGREGNAQSQRPAFVRHAPPPVQPIPPHFMAAQPIQPFASPVPFSPEMASSYYPRMPFMTPLAPGPVFYHVQDPPLHIKLQNQIQYYFSEENLVTDLYLRGFMDEDGFVPLRVIAGFKKVAELTDSIQHIVEALQNSPVVEVQGDVIRKRHEWHQWVLQNMRTPAVSSPQAVDRADAVASRLGNLALDQSSADPTGGSSSQLQQPREALSDVQQQSSGVVPVSNHNDSDGANR
- the LOC104716531 gene encoding la-related protein 1C-like isoform X2, producing the protein MASATSNNSASSSSMSPRRMTENHGNPNAAAVSQSPRRPSRQVSSPWSHVVRGESDPIATAAAVVAAPSSHQSKAPIEPVASVSVSAPPDSVLTVDDKSEESAVVGQGNAGKKPVWKRPSNGSSSEVGPVMGASSWPALSEATTKAPSNKSSSDSLKSLGDVPSSSPSSSSVPVSQGIANASVPAARANPGPTPNHSRQRSFKRNGASGSANGTVSQPSAHGSFAELPSHNPSPRGQNQRNGFASQTHGSADNLPQRDSFRNQNGNHHQSHGGRRNQEHGNQNWAYHRSFNGREGNAQSQRPAFVRHAPPPVQPIPPHFMAAQPIQPFASPVPFSPEMASSYYPRMPFMTPLAPGPVFYHVQDPPLHIKLQNQIQYYFSEENLVTDLYLRGFMDEDGFVPLRVIAGFKKVAELTDSIQHIVEALQNSPVVEVQGDVIRKRHEWHQWVLQNMRTPAVSSPQAVDRADAVASRLGNLALDQSSADPTGGSSSQLQQPREALSDVQQQSSGVVPVSNHNDSDGANR